Proteins from a single region of Pseudomonas quebecensis:
- a CDS encoding Lrp/AsnC family transcriptional regulator has translation MILDATDLRLLHFLQQDGRISNQELAEKVALSPSACLRRLRLLESEGVISGYRAVLNAEQLGIELEAIVHLSLRQDVEDWHETFIKKVQGWPEVASAYVITGASNYVLRVQARNLKHFSDFIVNHLNRTAGVMDIRSEIVLQKIKDRDEVLDLVVRK, from the coding sequence GACGCCACCGACCTGCGCCTCCTGCATTTCCTGCAACAGGACGGCCGTATCAGTAATCAGGAACTGGCGGAAAAAGTCGCCCTGTCGCCCTCCGCCTGCCTGCGCCGTTTGCGCCTGCTGGAAAGCGAGGGTGTGATCAGCGGCTACCGTGCGGTGCTGAATGCCGAGCAATTGGGGATCGAACTGGAAGCCATCGTCCACCTGTCCTTGCGTCAGGACGTAGAGGATTGGCACGAGACCTTCATCAAGAAGGTGCAAGGCTGGCCGGAAGTGGCCAGCGCCTATGTGATCACCGGCGCGAGCAACTACGTGCTGCGGGTGCAGGCGCGCAACCTCAAGCATTTTTCTGACTTTATCGTGAACCACCTGAACCGCACGGCGGGAGTGATGGATATCCGTTCGGAGATTGTGCTGCAGAAGATCAAGGATCGGGATGAAGTGCTGGATCTGGTCGTGCGCAAATAG